From Stenotrophomonas nitritireducens, the proteins below share one genomic window:
- a CDS encoding GlxA family transcriptional regulator, translated as MLTDGDDIFSAGGAMAWTDLGLRLVDRYLGAAVMLDVARTLLIDPPGRQQRYYSSFSPRLTHGDAAVLAVQQWLHDTHAKQVASTELAQRAGLEERTFLRRFQKATGMTATEYCQRVRVARAREMLQTSNVPLERIAWDVGYSDPGSFRKVFSRIVGLSAGEYRRRFGGL; from the coding sequence ATGCTCACCGACGGCGACGACATCTTCAGCGCAGGCGGCGCCATGGCCTGGACCGACCTCGGCTTGCGGCTGGTAGACCGCTACCTCGGCGCTGCAGTGATGCTGGATGTCGCACGCACGCTGTTGATCGATCCACCCGGCCGCCAGCAGCGCTACTACAGCAGTTTCTCGCCACGCCTGACGCACGGCGACGCCGCAGTGCTGGCCGTGCAGCAATGGCTGCACGACACCCATGCCAAACAGGTCGCATCCACTGAACTCGCACAACGCGCAGGGCTGGAAGAGCGCACTTTCCTGCGCCGCTTCCAGAAAGCCACCGGCATGACCGCAACCGAGTACTGCCAGCGCGTACGCGTGGCCCGCGCACGCGAGATGCTGCAGACCAGTAACGTGCCGCTGGAGCGGATTGCCTGGGACGTGGGTTACAGCGACCCGGGCTCGTTCCGGAAGGTGTTCAGTCGGATTGTGGGGTTGTCGGCGGGGGAGTATCGGAGGCGGTTTGGTGGGCTGTGA
- a CDS encoding DUF2834 domain-containing protein, whose translation MDFLDRTETPSSPLIKAQDSLVPAIILGRDAQPNQPESNIRFVYLLLCIAGTALPLAQFVPWLIANGLNVPLLLQQATSSNIAAFAWADVLVSGLATIVLICVGGRRLRMRRLWMPLSSIVIGPSLALPLFLYLRERHLTAMKEQTR comes from the coding sequence TTGGACTTCCTTGATCGCACTGAAACTCCGAGCTCGCCGCTCATCAAGGCCCAAGATTCATTGGTTCCAGCGATAATCCTAGGTAGAGACGCCCAACCTAATCAGCCGGAGAGCAACATACGGTTTGTTTACCTACTTCTCTGCATCGCAGGCACCGCCCTGCCCCTCGCCCAGTTTGTGCCGTGGCTAATCGCCAACGGCCTCAATGTGCCGCTTCTGCTGCAGCAGGCGACTTCCAGCAACATCGCGGCGTTTGCTTGGGCAGACGTCCTCGTCTCAGGGCTCGCAACGATTGTGCTCATCTGCGTCGGGGGACGCAGGCTCAGGATGCGCCGCCTGTGGATGCCGCTGTCCAGCATCGTGATTGGTCCGTCCTTGGCACTCCCCCTTTTTCTGTATCTCAGGGAGCGGCATCTCACAGCAATGAAGGAACAGACCCGGTAA
- a CDS encoding AAA family ATPase, which translates to MITELNIDGVTSYKSKSTLSPTNKTSLIYGLNGAGKSTISQFLYNHTESRFDKCSLKTSQPCEILVYNQSFLDDYFYEEEDLKGIFTLSKENKVALQQIEAETKELEKHLIAQQENSARAIENTAKLDQEKTKASGKVWEIKTKFAGGDRVLEFCLESLKRTELLFQHIIGLALPESAPGYTIDDLKAEASSIEGEGAATYTKIPTLSADWLTIEGDSLWSKIIVGSQEGSVAEFISKARNSDWVKQGLQYISDDKDPQACPFCQKETITRNIIDSIRKVFDEDYEQDVNQLESFKIRYEALTSGMTLQDISNSPLASKKLVESWRAAIEALKASVRENILHISNKIKSPSTPVVLTETQSAIDVINDLIGDLNVLIETHNDKLANKKKTREDIRLRFWALMRWDYDQTISAHSQLASDLKDEARKISQEATRIGADVTASNGKLAALRKQTVNIEESIENINAGLVEIGIDGFSVVPYGENFYRVSRAADQANAFHSLSEGEKTVISFLYFMELCKGQKTAAAVPLPKVVVIDDPISSLSHLYVFNIGQLIKKYFINDKMFAQVFVLTHSLYFFYELTHTSSEKRAETQHLFRVLKNTNGSAVIPMKYEEIQNDYQSYWSIIKDPASPPALIANCMRNIVEYFFNFVQKKDFNNVFQKPALSSDKFATFYRYMNRESHSLGQNIFDIKEFDHNVFKEGLRLIFEGCGYAEHYQAMSK; encoded by the coding sequence ATGATCACGGAATTGAACATAGATGGCGTCACGAGTTACAAATCCAAGTCTACTCTCTCGCCCACGAACAAGACGTCTCTAATCTACGGGCTAAATGGCGCAGGTAAGAGCACCATCTCCCAGTTTTTGTACAATCACACTGAATCTCGGTTTGATAAATGTAGTCTGAAAACCAGTCAGCCATGTGAAATATTGGTGTACAACCAAAGCTTCCTCGACGACTACTTTTACGAAGAGGAAGATTTAAAAGGGATTTTCACCCTCTCCAAAGAGAACAAGGTTGCGCTCCAGCAAATTGAAGCCGAGACGAAAGAGCTGGAGAAGCATCTGATCGCTCAGCAGGAGAATTCAGCTCGGGCCATTGAGAACACGGCAAAACTCGATCAAGAAAAGACAAAGGCAAGCGGAAAGGTCTGGGAGATCAAGACGAAATTCGCAGGTGGAGACCGCGTTCTGGAGTTTTGCCTGGAAAGCCTCAAAAGAACAGAACTTCTCTTCCAGCACATTATTGGGTTGGCTCTTCCGGAAAGCGCACCTGGCTACACCATAGATGACCTGAAGGCTGAGGCGTCGTCCATTGAAGGCGAGGGTGCAGCTACATACACGAAAATTCCAACCCTTTCGGCCGACTGGCTGACCATTGAAGGGGATTCCCTCTGGTCGAAAATCATTGTCGGCAGCCAAGAAGGTTCAGTTGCAGAGTTTATTTCAAAAGCGCGAAATTCTGACTGGGTGAAGCAAGGGCTCCAATACATTTCAGATGATAAGGATCCTCAGGCCTGTCCTTTCTGTCAGAAAGAAACGATCACTAGAAATATCATCGATTCCATCCGCAAAGTCTTCGACGAAGACTATGAGCAAGATGTTAACCAACTGGAGTCATTCAAGATCCGCTATGAGGCTCTAACCTCCGGCATGACTCTCCAGGATATCTCAAACTCTCCGCTTGCCAGCAAAAAACTTGTTGAGTCCTGGCGCGCAGCCATTGAGGCTTTGAAGGCGTCAGTCCGCGAAAACATTCTGCATATTAGCAACAAGATCAAAAGCCCGAGTACGCCAGTTGTCCTCACCGAAACCCAGTCCGCCATCGATGTGATCAATGATTTGATCGGCGACCTGAATGTGCTGATTGAGACACATAACGACAAGCTGGCGAACAAGAAAAAAACTCGGGAAGACATAAGGTTGCGCTTTTGGGCGTTGATGCGCTGGGATTATGATCAGACGATTTCTGCCCACTCGCAATTAGCTTCAGATCTCAAGGATGAGGCCAGAAAAATAAGCCAAGAAGCTACCAGAATTGGCGCTGATGTTACAGCCTCTAACGGCAAGCTTGCTGCTCTCAGAAAGCAAACGGTGAACATCGAAGAGTCAATCGAAAATATAAACGCTGGACTGGTGGAGATTGGAATCGATGGGTTTTCTGTGGTGCCCTACGGTGAGAATTTCTATCGGGTGTCCAGGGCTGCCGATCAAGCGAATGCTTTTCACTCGCTGAGCGAGGGGGAGAAAACTGTTATTAGTTTTCTATACTTTATGGAGCTTTGCAAAGGACAGAAAACGGCGGCTGCTGTGCCTCTGCCTAAAGTGGTTGTGATTGATGATCCAATCTCCAGCCTTTCTCACCTCTACGTGTTCAACATTGGGCAGCTGATCAAGAAATATTTCATTAACGATAAGATGTTCGCGCAGGTGTTTGTTCTCACCCATAGTCTGTATTTCTTCTACGAGCTGACGCACACCAGCAGCGAAAAGCGTGCGGAGACGCAGCACTTATTCAGAGTTTTAAAAAATACAAATGGGAGCGCTGTGATTCCAATGAAGTATGAGGAGATCCAGAATGACTACCAGTCCTATTGGTCAATCATAAAGGACCCGGCGTCACCGCCTGCGTTGATTGCTAACTGCATGCGGAACATTGTCGAATATTTCTTTAATTTTGTTCAGAAAAAAGATTTTAATAACGTTTTCCAGAAGCCAGCCCTGTCAAGTGATAAGTTCGCGACATTCTACAGGTACATGAACCGGGAGTCGCATTCCTTGGGTCAAAACATTTTCGACATAAAGGAATTTGATCACAATGTATTCAAAGAAGGCCTGAGGTTGATCTTTGAAGGGTGTGGGTATGCGGAGCACTATCAGGCTATGAGTAAGTAA
- a CDS encoding serine hydrolase domain-containing protein — translation MNQHAKHPQLRGSRRSYKSQETFTHPSEPFKGRRRYSSIRLREPCQNQQHHNPAATAPSPRTLHPLKNSAAAQKLQAETEVMHPKRIHRPAPRHPQSRIKSSLALMLLAAFSTNSQAAPQSAKQNPPSFAQVIEREVPAIMEEAKIPGVSVGLIVDGKLAYARGFGHADHAGKVPVTPDTIFVAASLSKPIASWVTMRLVDQGRIQLDQPVADLLSPWPVAQGPYDYRKITVRHLLSHSAGTSVGGYEGWLDFKALPTLEQSLAGQTNGRGAVELIAPAGSRFQYSGGGYTLLQLALEETTGRRYQDLARELVFKPLHMTHSSVAMTPAVLAGAAEGYGDDGSPVPMRYYVEQAPSTLTTSVRDFSRWMIAGMDGTPGAHPLNHAQLSQLHAPSELSAPRAPKEMVYGLGHFIEQLPDGSVAVGHDGRNQAGFRAKFLMRPATGDGIVFFSNSRSGLALDRIVCLWGADVAKVDPATACPK, via the coding sequence ATGAACCAACACGCCAAGCATCCCCAGCTTCGCGGCTCACGCCGCTCCTACAAAAGCCAGGAGACGTTCACCCATCCTTCGGAGCCGTTCAAAGGACGCCGGCGCTACAGCAGCATCCGCCTGAGAGAACCTTGCCAAAACCAGCAGCACCACAACCCCGCAGCTACCGCCCCCAGCCCCCGAACGCTACATCCACTCAAAAATTCCGCTGCAGCTCAAAAACTCCAGGCAGAGACCGAAGTCATGCACCCCAAGCGAATTCACCGCCCAGCGCCTCGTCACCCGCAGTCAAGGATCAAGTCCAGCCTAGCCTTGATGCTTCTAGCCGCGTTCAGCACCAACAGCCAAGCCGCGCCCCAATCGGCCAAACAGAACCCCCCATCTTTCGCCCAGGTCATCGAGCGCGAGGTGCCTGCAATCATGGAAGAAGCCAAGATTCCGGGCGTTTCAGTTGGCTTGATCGTCGACGGCAAGCTGGCATACGCACGTGGTTTCGGCCATGCAGACCACGCAGGCAAAGTGCCGGTAACTCCCGACACCATATTCGTAGCAGCCTCACTATCCAAGCCCATAGCCAGCTGGGTAACGATGCGCCTCGTCGACCAAGGCCGTATCCAGCTCGATCAACCGGTGGCGGATCTACTCTCGCCATGGCCGGTGGCGCAGGGCCCGTACGACTACCGCAAGATCACGGTTCGTCACCTGCTTTCCCACAGTGCCGGCACCAGTGTGGGCGGTTACGAGGGCTGGCTTGATTTCAAGGCGCTGCCAACACTGGAGCAGTCGTTGGCGGGGCAGACCAACGGGCGCGGCGCGGTCGAGCTGATTGCACCGGCGGGCAGCAGGTTTCAGTACTCCGGTGGCGGCTATACCTTGCTACAACTGGCCCTCGAGGAAACCACTGGGCGCCGGTATCAGGATCTGGCGCGTGAACTGGTATTCAAACCGCTGCACATGACGCACAGCAGCGTGGCGATGACGCCCGCCGTGCTTGCAGGTGCCGCTGAAGGGTATGGCGACGATGGCAGTCCGGTGCCCATGCGTTACTACGTGGAGCAGGCGCCTTCAACGCTGACTACCAGCGTGCGCGACTTCTCGCGCTGGATGATCGCAGGCATGGATGGCACCCCCGGCGCACACCCGTTGAACCACGCGCAGCTTTCGCAACTGCATGCACCTTCAGAGCTGAGTGCGCCACGCGCACCCAAGGAAATGGTTTATGGGCTGGGCCACTTCATTGAGCAGCTTCCCGATGGCAGTGTCGCCGTCGGTCACGATGGCCGTAACCAGGCAGGCTTCCGCGCCAAGTTCCTGATGCGGCCTGCAACGGGCGATGGCATCGTGTTCTTCAGCAACTCGCGCAGCGGCTTGGCGCTGGATCGCATTGTCTGCCTGTGGGGCGCCGACGTGGCAAAGGTGGACCCGGCCACGGCGTGCCCGAAATAG
- the cyoC gene encoding cytochrome o ubiquinol oxidase subunit III: protein MNIMSNVAVDNAQTTDHSHDDHGHDQGGMKVFGMWVYLMSDLVLFGSLFASYAVLSNAYAGGPTGAELFSLPFVLVETFLLLVSSITYGQAVLAMHRQNKQAVLTWLGVTFALGAGFIGMEVYEFNHLIHIGAGPTTSAYLSAFFALVGTHGLHVASGLIWMAVVMHQVKRRGLTPTNVTRISCLSLFWHFLDLVWICVFTFVYLIGVF from the coding sequence ATGAACATCATGTCCAACGTCGCCGTAGACAACGCACAGACGACCGACCACAGCCATGACGACCATGGCCACGACCAGGGCGGCATGAAGGTATTCGGCATGTGGGTCTACCTCATGTCCGACCTGGTGCTGTTCGGCTCGCTGTTCGCCTCCTACGCGGTGCTCAGCAACGCGTATGCAGGCGGCCCGACCGGTGCCGAGCTGTTCTCGCTGCCGTTCGTGCTGGTGGAAACCTTCCTGCTGCTGGTCTCCAGCATCACCTACGGCCAAGCCGTGCTGGCGATGCACCGCCAGAACAAGCAGGCGGTGCTGACCTGGCTGGGCGTGACCTTCGCACTCGGTGCAGGCTTCATCGGCATGGAAGTGTATGAGTTCAACCACCTCATCCACATCGGCGCCGGCCCCACCACCAGCGCCTACCTGTCCGCGTTCTTCGCGCTGGTTGGTACGCACGGCCTGCACGTGGCCAGCGGCCTGATCTGGATGGCGGTGGTGATGCACCAGGTGAAGCGTCGCGGGCTCACCCCGACCAATGTCACCCGCATCTCCTGCCTGAGCCTGTTCTGGCACTTCCTTGACCTGGTCTGGATCTGCGTCTTCACCTTTGTCTATCTGATTGGAGTGTTCTGA
- a CDS encoding alpha/beta hydrolase — MFRSVVLAAALFAALPARAELAFEAPVACADADSSPALKDSLCVTTHVPLRHESPGDGSLKLFVRRFPVETGERRGEVWLLAGGPGESGASLYPVVATFRRAFPGYDLVIPDHRGVGRSERICPVQEAADSADGVALAGDEWGGCIGAMYADAARTQAFSVTEAAQDLALLMSRYRGNGPTYLYGVSYGTQLALRALQVAPMPLDGLILDGLVPLETTEQWDLSRRTALVDAVGRAVLGEQKVAVYQRVLAAAPAARWRGEVPGGDLRRLLGSLLNFPALRARIPYIVDGLAVDDTSALLATVAELKTAMAGMGQGGNNQPSLPLVMLISASENNARPGLTRELVEQEAAGALFVSAIPGFLVGAPVPAYAKDAWFGKSPGALPRTLVVHGTLDPNTAYAGAVEHAAVLGKAGEVSFSTVEGGAHLLSYFAPGCFVEAVGVFVGGGEVGGGCVER; from the coding sequence ATGTTTCGATCTGTTGTTCTTGCGGCTGCGCTATTTGCAGCGCTTCCCGCGCGCGCGGAGCTGGCTTTCGAGGCGCCGGTGGCCTGCGCCGACGCGGATTCGTCTCCTGCGCTGAAAGACAGTCTCTGTGTCACCACCCATGTTCCGCTGCGGCATGAGTCGCCGGGCGATGGTTCGTTGAAGCTGTTCGTGCGGCGCTTTCCTGTCGAGACGGGGGAGCGGCGTGGGGAGGTTTGGTTGTTGGCTGGTGGGCCTGGTGAGTCCGGGGCGTCCTTGTATCCGGTGGTTGCGACCTTCCGGCGCGCGTTTCCCGGTTATGACCTGGTGATTCCGGACCACCGTGGCGTGGGCCGGTCGGAGCGCATCTGCCCGGTGCAGGAGGCGGCGGACAGCGCCGATGGTGTTGCGTTGGCCGGGGACGAGTGGGGTGGCTGCATTGGCGCGATGTACGCGGATGCGGCGCGCACGCAGGCGTTCTCGGTGACCGAGGCGGCGCAGGATCTTGCGCTGCTGATGTCGCGCTATCGCGGCAATGGGCCGACCTATCTGTACGGGGTGTCGTATGGCACGCAGCTGGCCTTGCGTGCGCTGCAGGTGGCGCCAATGCCGCTGGACGGTTTGATCCTGGATGGGCTGGTGCCGCTGGAGACCACCGAGCAGTGGGATCTGAGCCGGCGCACGGCGCTGGTGGATGCGGTGGGGCGTGCGGTGCTGGGTGAGCAGAAGGTGGCGGTCTATCAGCGTGTGCTGGCCGCTGCGCCGGCGGCGCGATGGAGGGGCGAGGTGCCGGGTGGTGATCTGCGCCGGTTGCTGGGCTCGCTGCTTAACTTCCCGGCGCTGCGTGCGCGTATTCCATACATCGTTGATGGGCTGGCGGTGGACGATACGTCCGCGCTGCTGGCGACGGTGGCGGAGTTGAAGACGGCGATGGCCGGGATGGGGCAGGGCGGTAACAACCAGCCTTCGTTGCCGCTGGTGATGTTGATCTCGGCGTCGGAGAACAATGCGCGGCCGGGGCTTACGCGCGAGCTTGTTGAGCAGGAGGCTGCTGGGGCTTTGTTTGTCAGTGCGATCCCCGGGTTTCTGGTGGGGGCACCTGTGCCTGCTTATGCCAAGGATGCCTGGTTTGGGAAGTCGCCGGGTGCGTTACCCAGGACCTTGGTTGTGCATGGGACCTTGGATCCGAATACGGCGTATGCGGGCGCGGTGGAGCACGCGGCTGTGCTGGGGAAGGCTGGGGAGGTGAGTTTCAGTACGGTGGAAGGTGGGGCGCATTTGCTGTCTTACTTTGCGCCTGGGTGTTTTGTTGAGGCGGTTGGGGTGTTTGTTGGGGGTGGGGAGGTTGGTGGTGGGTGTGTTGAGCGGTGA
- a CDS encoding STM4015 family protein, translated as MTIGEYTQVYRGKKVVDFKMGGSAVAGDVAYRLMQEYDSDESQEELLANFFEHVDPKSIEVLIIGAWDEASSDGPQGLIDGLIARRAELGNLKALFVGDMTYEDCEMSWINQISYNPLLEAFPGLESLRIRGTSELELQPFTHASLQELAIESGGLPNEIVIAIANSTLPALRHLELWLGDDGYGFDGDVAVYQRLLSAIGPERLQYLGLRNAMISDELAVWLAGEPWLGSLQTLDLSLGTIGDVGAQALCESPNLGNLQSIDLSHHFISEEWQKKLQALPCTVVLDDPEEEDDGDRYVAVSE; from the coding sequence GTGACCATTGGCGAATACACGCAGGTTTATCGTGGCAAGAAAGTCGTTGATTTCAAGATGGGGGGCTCCGCTGTAGCCGGCGATGTCGCTTACCGCTTGATGCAGGAATACGACAGCGACGAGAGCCAGGAAGAACTGCTGGCCAATTTCTTCGAGCACGTTGATCCGAAGTCGATTGAAGTGCTGATCATCGGTGCATGGGATGAAGCTTCCAGCGATGGCCCGCAGGGCCTGATCGATGGGCTGATTGCGCGCCGTGCCGAGCTGGGCAACCTGAAGGCGCTGTTCGTGGGCGATATGACCTACGAAGACTGCGAGATGTCGTGGATCAACCAGATCTCCTACAACCCACTGCTTGAGGCATTCCCGGGCCTGGAATCGCTGCGTATCCGTGGCACTTCCGAACTGGAACTGCAGCCTTTCACACATGCGTCGCTGCAGGAGCTGGCGATCGAGAGCGGCGGGCTGCCTAACGAGATTGTCATTGCCATCGCCAACTCCACCCTGCCGGCCTTGCGCCACCTTGAGCTATGGCTTGGCGATGACGGTTATGGCTTCGATGGCGATGTGGCGGTCTACCAGCGCCTATTGTCGGCAATCGGGCCGGAGCGGCTGCAGTACCTGGGCCTGCGCAACGCGATGATCAGCGACGAGCTGGCGGTGTGGTTGGCCGGTGAGCCCTGGCTGGGCTCGCTGCAGACGCTGGATCTGTCGCTGGGCACTATCGGCGATGTGGGTGCGCAGGCGCTGTGCGAGAGCCCGAACCTGGGCAACCTGCAGAGCATCGACCTGAGCCACCACTTCATTTCCGAAGAATGGCAGAAGAAGCTGCAGGCACTGCCGTGCACCGTGGTGCTGGACGATCCGGAAGAAGAAGATGACGGTGACCGCTACGTGGCGGTGTCCGAGTAA
- the cyoD gene encoding cytochrome o ubiquinol oxidase subunit IV yields MSDNDTSRAGSGHGSTKSYLIGFVICAVLTVIPFMLVMNPTLSRPLTMALLVGFAVVQIIVQLVYFLHMNRSSEGGWNLASFVFTLVILFIVVALSIWIIWSMHFHMMVN; encoded by the coding sequence ATGTCCGACAACGACACCTCCCGCGCCGGCAGCGGACATGGCTCCACCAAGTCCTACCTGATCGGCTTCGTGATCTGCGCCGTGCTCACCGTCATCCCCTTCATGCTGGTGATGAACCCGACGCTGTCACGGCCACTGACGATGGCCCTGCTGGTCGGCTTTGCCGTCGTGCAGATCATCGTGCAGCTGGTGTACTTCCTGCACATGAACCGCTCCTCGGAGGGCGGCTGGAACCTGGCCAGTTTTGTTTTCACCCTGGTCATTCTTTTCATCGTGGTAGCACTCTCCATCTGGATCATCTGGAGCATGCATTTCCACATGATGGTCAACTGA
- a CDS encoding SCO family protein, which translates to MSRNDTPASGLAALARKLHLSTIAISAATLLLVACAAKPKVDFYGKDIACEALGQQWTMPDSTGVSRSPADLNGKVTYLFFGFTSCPDVCPTTMVELNRVKHLMGSDADKLQVIFVTVDPARDTPPVAETYVKAFDPTATALVGNDAQLAAMAASFKAFYDREEGKHPGAYSMSHTAGGYVFDRQGRLRLFAPYGMPVEQLFSDVQRLTLEPTRPHATTCQTTG; encoded by the coding sequence ATGTCCCGCAATGACACTCCCGCCAGCGGCCTCGCCGCACTGGCCCGCAAACTGCACCTGTCCACCATCGCGATAAGCGCCGCCACCCTGCTGCTGGTGGCCTGCGCCGCAAAGCCAAAGGTGGATTTCTACGGCAAGGACATCGCCTGCGAAGCGCTCGGCCAGCAATGGACGATGCCCGACAGCACCGGCGTAAGCCGCAGCCCGGCCGACCTCAACGGCAAAGTGACCTACCTGTTCTTCGGCTTCACCAGCTGCCCGGATGTATGCCCCACAACCATGGTGGAGTTGAACCGCGTAAAGCACCTGATGGGCTCAGACGCCGACAAACTGCAGGTGATCTTCGTCACCGTAGACCCGGCCCGCGACACGCCTCCTGTTGCCGAGACTTATGTAAAAGCGTTTGACCCGACTGCTACTGCGTTGGTTGGTAACGATGCGCAACTGGCCGCAATGGCAGCATCATTCAAAGCCTTCTACGACCGCGAAGAAGGCAAGCACCCCGGCGCCTACTCAATGAGCCACACCGCAGGCGGCTACGTATTCGACCGCCAAGGACGGCTGCGTTTGTTCGCGCCGTACGGCATGCCGGTAGAGCAGCTGTTCTCGGATGTGCAGCGACTAACGCTGGAGCCAACAAGGCCGCACGCAACAACCTGTCAGACAACCGGATAG
- the cyoB gene encoding cytochrome o ubiquinol oxidase subunit I translates to MFGKLTWDAVPLHDPIVVVTLAGMVLGGIALLAAVTYFKLWGVLWRDWFTTVDHKKIGIMYIVVAMVMLVRGFADALMMRAQLAAAGPGSDGFLPPEHYDQIFTAHGVIMIFFVATPFVVGLMNIVVPLQIGARDMAFPFLNAFSFWIFVVGAALMMISLGLGEFAMTGWVAYPPLSGIEFSPGVGVDYYIWALQASGVGTLLTGVNLFITILRMRAPGMTLMKMPVFTWTVLVTSVIIIAAFPILTVALGALTLDRYLDFNFYTNDLGGNPMMYVNLVWAWGHPEVYILVLPAFGIFSEITATFSRKKLFGYKSMVGATLAIGILSFVVWLHHFFTMGSGASVNAFFGIMTMIIAIPTGVKIFTWLFTMYGGRVEFSVPMLWTIAFLVTFTIGGMTGVLLAIPGADFLLHNSLFLVAHFHNTIIGGALFGYLAGFVYWFPKVFGFTLNERLGKWSFACWIIGFYLAFMPLYMLGFMGMTRRMNQYDNPAWTPYLIAAFVGALFVLAGIVLMLVQIYVSVRDRKQNQDITGDPWNARTLEWQTPSPPPFYNFAVVPKADTLDAFHEAKKQGLPKPPKQYAPIHMPRNTGVPLILNVWILALCFALIWHIWWLAGASFVAMIVTLIVRSYDEDVDYYVSAEEVAAIENQHQSKLKQHGVIA, encoded by the coding sequence ATGTTCGGTAAGTTGACGTGGGACGCCGTGCCGTTGCACGACCCGATCGTCGTGGTGACATTGGCGGGCATGGTGCTTGGCGGCATCGCATTGCTCGCCGCCGTCACCTATTTCAAGTTGTGGGGCGTGCTGTGGCGCGACTGGTTCACCACCGTGGACCACAAGAAGATCGGCATCATGTACATCGTGGTGGCGATGGTGATGCTGGTACGTGGCTTTGCCGACGCATTGATGATGCGCGCGCAGCTGGCCGCAGCCGGGCCAGGTAGCGATGGCTTCCTGCCACCGGAACACTACGACCAGATCTTCACTGCGCATGGCGTGATCATGATCTTCTTCGTGGCCACACCCTTCGTGGTGGGCCTGATGAACATCGTGGTGCCGCTGCAGATCGGCGCGCGCGATATGGCCTTCCCCTTCCTCAATGCCTTCAGCTTCTGGATCTTCGTGGTCGGCGCTGCGCTGATGATGATCTCGCTGGGCCTTGGCGAGTTCGCGATGACCGGCTGGGTGGCGTACCCGCCACTGTCCGGCATCGAGTTCAGTCCAGGCGTGGGGGTTGATTACTACATCTGGGCGTTGCAGGCCTCCGGTGTCGGCACATTGCTGACCGGCGTCAACCTGTTCATCACCATCCTGCGCATGCGTGCGCCGGGCATGACCTTGATGAAGATGCCGGTGTTCACCTGGACCGTGCTGGTAACCAGCGTGATCATCATTGCCGCGTTCCCGATTCTGACCGTCGCCCTCGGCGCGCTCACGCTGGACCGCTACCTGGACTTCAACTTCTACACCAATGACCTGGGTGGCAACCCGATGATGTACGTCAACCTGGTGTGGGCCTGGGGCCACCCGGAGGTGTACATTCTGGTGCTGCCGGCGTTCGGCATCTTCTCCGAGATCACCGCCACGTTCTCGCGCAAGAAGCTGTTCGGCTACAAGTCGATGGTGGGTGCAACGCTGGCGATCGGCATCCTGTCGTTCGTGGTGTGGCTGCACCACTTCTTCACCATGGGCTCCGGTGCCAGCGTCAATGCCTTCTTCGGCATCATGACGATGATCATCGCGATCCCGACCGGCGTGAAAATCTTCACCTGGTTGTTCACCATGTACGGCGGCCGCGTCGAGTTCAGCGTGCCGATGCTGTGGACCATCGCCTTCCTGGTCACCTTCACCATCGGCGGCATGACCGGCGTGCTGCTGGCCATCCCGGGCGCGGACTTCCTGCTGCACAACAGCCTGTTCCTGGTGGCCCACTTCCACAACACCATCATCGGTGGCGCGCTGTTCGGCTACCTGGCCGGCTTCGTCTACTGGTTCCCGAAGGTGTTCGGCTTCACCCTCAACGAACGCCTGGGCAAGTGGTCGTTCGCCTGCTGGATCATCGGTTTCTACCTGGCCTTCATGCCGCTGTACATGCTGGGCTTCATGGGCATGACCCGGCGCATGAACCAGTACGACAACCCGGCGTGGACGCCCTACCTGATTGCCGCCTTCGTCGGCGCGCTGTTCGTGCTCGCAGGCATTGTGCTGATGCTGGTGCAGATCTACGTCAGCGTCCGCGACCGCAAGCAGAACCAGGACATCACCGGCGACCCGTGGAATGCGCGCACGCTGGAATGGCAGACGCCCTCGCCGCCGCCGTTCTACAACTTCGCCGTGGTGCCCAAGGCCGACACTCTGGATGCCTTCCACGAAGCCAAGAAGCAAGGCCTGCCCAAGCCGCCCAAGCAGTACGCGCCGATCCACATGCCGCGTAACACCGGCGTGCCGCTGATCCTCAACGTCTGGATCCTGGCGCTGTGCTTCGCCTTGATCTGGCACATCTGGTGGCTGGCCGGTGCGAGCTTCGTGGCGATGATCGTCACCTTGATCGTGCGCTCCTACGACGAGGACGTGGACTACTACGTCAGCGCCGAAGAAGTGGCCGCCATCGAGAACCAGCACCAGAGCAAGCTCAAGCAGCATGGGGTGATTGCATGA